The Rhodoflexus caldus genome includes the window GGTGTGAAATCACGAGTTTTGGAAGGCATTGATTTAGAGTTTCCTAAAAACGGAAATTACTATATCATTGAAATCAAGTCGGGTCCGAATTGGGGCAATAGTAGCCAAATCAAAAAGATGAAGGACAACTTTAAAAATGCTGAAAAGGCTTTGCTAAAACAGAACAAAAACTTGAAAGTTGTTGCCATAAACGGTTGTTGTTACGGTATTGAAAATCAAGCTAACAAAGACGGTTATCAGAAAATTTGCGGACAAGAATTTTGGCAACTCATTTCAGACAGCGACACACTTTATACAGACATTATTGAGCCACTTGGACATCAAGCCAAAGAGAAAAACGAAGAATTTTTGAAGGCTTACGCCAAAGTTGTCAATCAATTTACTTTGAAATTTGCTCAAGATTTTTGTGATGAAGGCGTGATAAATTGGCAAAAAATTGTGGAGTTCAACTCAAAAAGAAAACCGAAAGTAGCGAAAACGACGAAGCCACAAGCAAAGAAAAACAAGTAAAAAGAAGTAATAATGCCTCTTTATTAATGTACTAAATGTTCCACCCAACCCAAAGTGCCCTTTTTCTCGACCGCGACGGTGTCATCAACCGCCGCATTGTGGGCGATTATGTCAAAAAGATTGACGAATTTGTCTTGTTGCCCGATGTGGCAGAGGTGCTTGCGCGGTTGCGTCCCTTGTTTGCCCGCATCATAGTTGTTACCAATCAGCAAGGGATTGGCAAAGGGCTGATGACCGAAGCGGATTTGGCAGCCATACATGCCCTGATGTTGCAACAACTGCCGATGATAGACCGTGTTTATCATTGCCCGGCATTGGCTGCCGACAATCACCCCGACCGCAAACCTGCCATAGGAATGGCACTGCGCGCTGCACGCGATTTCCCCGAAATCTCTCTGGCCGATTCGTTGATGATAGGAGATACCGAAGGCGATATTCGTTTCGGTAAAAATGCGGGTATGCGCACCCTGTTGTTTGGCAACGAAAAACTGCCCACCGATTTACGACCCGATTTCTTCGCTGCCGACTGGCAACAAGTGGCTGCGCTGTTTGCAAATGCTCTGAAAAAATAGCATTTTACGCCATTATGTTGCGTGAAGCCGTTTTTATTCAGCGAAATACCGCCCGATGGCAAAAATTTGAGCAAGAGTTGGATGCACAGTTAGGTGCGGAAAAAGCCGCGGCTAATCCTGACGCACTTGCCGAAATGTTCATCCAACTGACCGACGATTTGGCGTATGCCCGCACGTTCTATCCCGAAAGCCGCACGACTGCCTATCTGAACCAAATGGCCGGTCGGGCGCACCGCCTGTTGTATCGCAACAAGCGCGAAGATGCAGGCAGAATTATCCGATTTTGGAAAACCGAGTTGCCGCTGTTGTTTCAGAGTGTCCACAAGCAATTGTTGTTGGCTGCCGTTTTTTTTGGACTTGCCGTCGGTATCGGTGTTATTTCATCGGCACATGATGAAAATTTTTGCCGACTGATTTTGGGCGATGCCTACGTAAACATGACGCTGAACAACATCCAAAAGAATGACCCGATGGCTGTTTACAAAAGCATGGGGCGGGCTGATATGTTGATGGCGATAACTTTCAACAATGTGCGGGTATCGTTCTACGCATTTGCGGGCGGGCTGATGACCCCTGTCATGACCCTTTGGGTATTGTTGCAAAACGGCATCATGTTGGGTGCTTTCCAATACTTTTTTTACGAAAGGGGGCTTTTTTTGACCTCTTTTTTAACAATTTGGATACACGGAACGCTTGAAATATCGGCAATCATTATTGCAGGAACGGCCGGTATTGTGATGGGGAGCAGTTTTCTGTTTCCCGGCACCTATCCGCGCCGCGAGGCTTTTAAAATAGGGGCAAAAAAAGGCTTGAAAATTATTGTGGGGCTGGTACCCGTTTTTATTGCGGCAGGCTTTCTGGAAAGCTACATCACCCGCTTAACCGAAATGCCGGATTGGTTCAAAGTAGCAATTATTTTGGCTTCTGCTGCATTTATTGCATGGTATTTTGTGATTTATCCCATGCAATTAGTTAAAAAATTTGGCTACAACAGCGAAGAAGAATATCAGGAAAGCAATATATGACCTACCCGACCGATAAAATAGAATTTCAGGCAGAGCGCGACTTCGGAAGCCGCCTCAATGTTGCCTTTGACTTTATCCGCCGCAACTTTGTGCCGCTGATAACCGCCATGTTAGTTATTTTAATGCCCTTGCTGGCTCTTGGCGGTGCACTTGGGCTGATTTTTTACCGCTACCTGCAAGCCAATGATATTTCCGCTGATTCCGGCGAAAGCATGGGGATGGTCATTGTAGGGCTGAGTGTTTTTGTTTTTTATCTGCTGGTGATAAGTTTTTTACCTGCAACGGTTGTTTATTCTTACATAAAACTCTATCGTGAACGACCTGAGTCGGTATTTACGGTAGAGCAAGTGCTGGGCGAACTGAAAAAGTACTGGTTGAGGCTACTGGGGGCTATGATACTAATCTATATCATACTGATACCCGCCTTTATATTGTTCGTTATTCCCGGCGTTTACCTTGCCGTACCGATGGCTTTTATTCCTTATATCATAATAGCGGAGGATTTGTCATTCTTTGATGCGATGTCCCGCGCCTTCAAAATGGTGCGCGACAACTGGTGGGAAACCTTCGGGATTATTATTGTGGCTGCCATCATCGGTTCGTTGTTCAGCTATGTGTTCCAACTGCCGTTTACGATTCTTGTGGGTGCATCGCCGTTTATTACCGACTCCGGCGATTTTACGGCACTGGGTTTTTGGGGGATTTTATCGGCCGTGATTTACATGGTAGGCAACTTTATCGTACAGGCCATTCCATTAACCATTTACGCCGTTCATTATCACCATTTAGTGGAGATAAAAGAGGGTACGGGTATGATGGGACGCATCGCCAATTTGGGCAACGCCACAGCTCGGCAGCGCACAGCCGACATTGACGACGAGGAAACTTTCTGATGAATCGCTATTGGTTTTATAGGCTGATAATCAGCGGAATATTACTTACAATTTCCGCTGCGGGCAGTTATGCGCAAAAAGAGGATGATGACATTTGGAAACAATTGCCTGCTTCTCAATCCGCTTATTCTTCCGATAAAGTCAGTGCTCCGATTGACCCGAAAAAGCAGGACAACAGCAAAATAGAGGTGCTGAAATTTGACACTGCCGCCATCAATGACTATCTGGCCGACAGCGAATTTCTTTATGACAGGCCTCAAATTACCTCCGAAAGCATATTGTACCGTTTCAGGCGATGGCTGCGCAATTGGCTCAGAGACTTGCTCGGCGACAGTGATGGGGAGTCATGGACAGATAATCTGTTTTATGCGCTGGCGGTCATCATTATTGCCTTTGTCATAGCGCGCCTGATGGGGCTGCAACCCCAATTGTTCATACGCAAAAAAGGACAAGTGCCTCAGGAGTTTATTATCGGCGATGAAAATATCCATGCGATTGAGTTTGAAAAGGCCATTGCAAAAGCCGAAGCCAAGGGAGATTTCCGCTATGCCGTTCGCTTGCACTACCTCCAATTGCTTAAAGCACTGGCCGACAGTGGTATGATTCGCTGGGAGCCGCAAAAAACCAATATGCAATATGTGGCCGAGGTGTCGCAAACCCCTTTTAAAGACGATTTTGCGGCACTTACCCGTTCCTTTGCCTATACTTGGTACGGCCACTTTGAGGTAACGCCGACGGTTTACGGTACATTTAAGGAAAAACAACAGGCCATGCTTGCCGGTGTAGCTAAACAACAAACGGTTAAAGTATGAAAGGAAATACCCGATATATCGTCATTGTGCTCGGAAGTTTCGCTTTGTTGCTGCTGATAGAGTATCTGACACCCAAGCCGATTAATTGGAGTCAGACCTATCGGCGGGAAGATAAAATTCCTTACGGCAATTACATACTTTATAGAGAACTGCCCCGCCTTTTACAACAGCCTGTGGTTGAAAATACGCAGACCTTCTATGAACGCCAATTAGTAAACGACACGGCTGCCGCCAATTACCTGCTCATACAAGACGACCTGAATATGGATTCGCTGGACGTACAGGCATTGCTGAAATTGGTCAATGCGGGGAGTGATGTTTTCATCGCCGCCCGCTATGTAGATGCCAAACTCCGCGACAGTCTGCAATTGGAGCTGTACGACAACTATTCCTTAGACAGGGAACCCTTACTCAAAGAACTGACCGATTCCGTAGGGCTGTTTATGGTAAATCCGCAACTGAAATCCCCGACTCCCTATTTTTTGAAAAAAGGAAGTGCGCCTTATCATTTTGCAAGCGCAAAATCCGCTACCATTTTGGGGCTGAATACCTACCGCGCACCGGTATTTATTAAAGTGCCTTACGGCAAGGGAAATTTTTGGCTGCACAGCGTACCGCTGATGTTTACCAACTACTACATGTTGTATGAACAGCATCGGGACTACATTGCCGCGGCGTTTTCCTATTTGCCCAAGCGAAAAACGTTTTGGGATGAGCACTACAAATCGGGGCAAATTGAGAGTCGCTCTCCGGTGCGTTTTTTATTAAGTCAGCCGCCTTTGGCATGGGCATGGCGACTGCTGCTGTTTACTTTGTTTGTTTTTGCCGTTTTTGGCATTAAGCGCCGTCAAAAGGCTATTCCTATCATTCGTTCGCCCGCCAATACATCGCTGGAATTTGTCAAGGCCGTGGGGCGGCTGTATTTCCTCAATCCCAATCACAAGGCAATGGCCAAGCGCAAAATCCGTTTCTTTATGGAACAATTGCGCAACAGATACGGCATCACAACGGCAGGTCATTTTCCGTTGCCGCCCAAGCGTGCTACATTTGACGACAACTGGCTGAACTACATATCACGCAAGGCAGGAGTAGAGGAAACTGCGGTGCGCCAATTATTTCAGCAAATTGCATGGATAGAATCCACACAATTGGAAGAAATTGCCGACAGCGACTTGCTGCAACTCAGCCGACTAATGGAAGATTTTTACAAACACTCGGCGCAATCCGTTAAAGCGTAGCCATGTATTGCATCATGGCATTGACCCATATCCGATAACCTTTTGCAGACGGATGCACTCCGTCGGATACGAACATATCTTCCGAAAGCTCAAAAGTTACTTTGGGATAAATGAAAGGAACGGGCGAGCATTGTTCTTCCCGATGGATGGCACTTTCAAGCAAAAGCCGCTGATGGTCAAACAGTTGCCTCAGCAGTTGCCTGTCCGGCGTATTGAAAATCGGGAAACGACCTACGGGAGGCAGCGTTGCCCAGATGATACGCGTGCTGTATCCTGATGCTGTTTGCAGCAAAGCCCGCACCTGTTTGCGCCATTGCCAAACAGGCGTAAACTTGAAAATATCGTTTGCGCCCAAGCCGATTAGCAACAGGTCAAACCGGGTAGGGGGGACTTGCTCCCGAAAGTAAGAGATTGCCTCGCCCACTCTCAGGCCGTTTTTCCCGATAGATAACCAATCTACCTGTAAATCAGGGTTTTGTGTGGCAAAAGATTGTGCAAAAACTCCTCCCAGCGTATCGGTATAAGACGCAATGCCCATGCCTGCCACCGTAGATTCGCCAAAGGCCAGCAGTTTGAAAGGATGTTTGCCGTTGCCGAAACTGCCTTGCGGCTTGTCTTGCGGCAAGGGCAGGCGTACAGTATTGGCACGGATGGCATTGCCCTGCCGCATCAGTTTTGGAAAATGGGCGGCTACTTTGCCCAACAGCGCCATAGAGCGCCAATTGAGAACCGAAGGACTTGGCAACAGCATCAGCGCAGCGATTTCATGGTTTTGGTATTCACGAAAAGTACGTCGCCGATGCCGTCATAACCCATAAAAACGGCCTCGCCGCTGTGTTTAACCGCTTCGGAGCGCACACCGATAATGGTCAGGTCGGCACGTTTGGACTTTTGGTTGATGATGGTTTTGGTATCCACGTTTTCTTTTTGCGGTATCAACTCTATGTTGGAAGGGGAAATGGGCAGCCTTCCGGAGTTAATCAACTCCATCAGGTTTTGTTTTTGTTCTACCAACTCATCTTCGGGGTAAATGGCAAAAATCTTGATGCTGGCATTGCTCCACTCGGGATGTCCCAGAATGATATAGCCAAGCAAAATCATCAGTGTGGCGTTTTCGTAGTCGTTGGAAGTAATCCAAATGTCTATTTCGCTGTGATAGCCAAAGTTGCGGTCGGAACTGCCCAGCACGATGGCATCAAAGTCGGTGGCACGTACCAATTGGAAGTTGGCGGCGATGTTTTCCAAACCCTCGGGGTTCGCTTTGGAAAACTCAAACATGATAACGTTATTTTCTTTGCCCGAAATACCCGGCAACTGAATAACTTGCGAAATGGCCGAAGTTGCCGAAGGGCTCACCAGCGTATCTATGTACACATTGCTGTGCGTAGCATCCGAAATTTGAATCAGTTGCTTGTAGCATTCCTTAGACTGTCGGTGCGTTTCTTTGGACAAATACCCTTCAATCAGGTGGATATAAGTGCCGAAACCGTATTTGTAGGAAATCCAGCGCAGAAACTGAAAGCCCGATACGCGGTCAAAAGAGTGGGTTGAAATACAGATAATGGAAGGTCGCCAATGTTCTGCTTCGGGCTCTTTGCGCACTTTTTGCAGAAAAATTTGCAGTGTGCGGCTCAATTGGAAGATAACCCCCTGAAAAATAGCCGATAAGCCCTGTTTGCGATGCTGATAGCGGCTCACCAGCAAGTAGGTGAAAATCATCAGCACCAGCACCAGCAGCGAAAATCGGAGATTGATGTTAATCATAACGATTACGCAGGACACCGCACCTGTTAGCGAAATATACCAGCGGGTGCGGAATACAGGCCGATAGGCAGGGTCGGCTGCAAAATGTTCCAGAAATGAAATAAGGCAGATAGAGCCGAAAGTGAGGCAAAGCAATACCGATACCGCTTCCAGCATGTAAGGCATGTTGTCGTAAATCAGTGCTATCAGCACCAGCACAGCCGTTGCTTGGATGGCATGGATGGGCAGCGGGTTGTTTACGTCATCGCGATTCATGCGCGAAAGCCACCTGTCCCATGCCAGATTGGGCAATACGCGGTCGGCTGCGAGTGCCTGCAAGGTGCGGCTTGCCATCAGAAAAGAGCCTGCCGCCGACAGCAGACTTGCCACACCCAGCACAATGATGATTTCAATACCGAAAGGTGTATTGTCTGCCATCACCAGCGGGTTTTGCACCAATTCGTCCGGCGAGGCAATCATGTGCAGTTTGAAAATAAAAATGATGTAGGTAAAAAAACCTGCAATGGCAGCGCCAATGATGCCGCGCGGCAGCGAGCGACGCGGTTCGCGGAGTTTTTTGGAAAAGCCAAGCCCCGCAGTCATGCCGCCAAACATGGGAAAACTGAGCGCAAGTACGCCAAAGAAACTCAGCGGCTGCTCTACGTGTTGGGTCAAATCGCTGAGCAGCAACTCTTCGCGATGTGTAGGAGGGCTGCCCAGAAAAAGCCCGTAACCGAAAACCATCAGCGGCACTGCCAGATAGAGTAGTTTAATCAGTATTTCTGAGCCAAAGCGCAGCAACAGCAAGGTTAGCAACAAGAAAGCGGGTATGCTTGCCACGCGGTAATCGTACACGTAGATGCTCAGCGGAGAAGCCAGCAGGTAGTCAAAAAAGGGTTGAAAGGCACGCGAGAAGGCAATCAGATACAAGGCTGTCAAAATAGTTTGCGCCATGTAAAGCGTAATGCCGATAGGCACACCTACCGTAATGCCGAATGAGCGCGAAATAATAAAATATTCGCCGCCGCCTTCTACCTTTTGGTTGGTGGCAATTTCCGAAAATGCCATTGCCGTTGGAATAGTGATGGCATGAGCTACCGCAACCATGCCAATGGCTGCCACCATGCCGAGGTTGCCGACCGCATGGCCGAGCCAAAGAATCATCAGGGCGCCCTGCAACGTACAGAGCGACAAAAAGAAAACCGGAAGAGAACCGAAGCCGTGTTTTTGTTTGAGTAAACGAGTGTGGGAAACAGGCATAATGCGTGTTTATTTCATTTTGGCGCGCTTAATCAGATAAGCAAGCAAAATCTGGTCTATGGATTGGGCAATATCTGCCTCAATAAAGTCAATTTTATACTGTCCGCATTTGAGTTTCAGGTCTTGAAACTGCCGCGCAATTTGTTCTCTGTAATACTCCCGTACTTGCGAGGGTTGTAACTTAACCCGCTCTCCGCTTTCCAAATCAACAAAAATGTAAGGACGGTCGGCAAATTCAAATGCGTCTTCCGTTTTTTTGTCGATGGTATGGAACAGCAGCACCTCATGTCGGTTGTGTTTCAGATGTTGAAGCGCCGAGAACAACTCCTGTTGATGTTCCGAATTTTCCAACATATCGCTGAAAATGATGATTAGCGAACGGCGATGTATTTTATCCGCTACTTGGTGAATAATTTTTGCTGCGTCCGTCTTTTTGTTCGGAACAGGTTGGTCGAGCATTTGCTGCAAACGCAAAAAAACATTGTGAATGTGCGTAGGTGTGGACTTGATGGGGGTTTCCCACTCAATGGTATCGGAAAAAGCCGCCACCCCTACGGCATCGCGCTGGCGTTGGAGCATATAGGCAAGGCAGGCTGCAGCCACAATGCTGAATCGGATTTTGCCCCAATCCTTTTCGGGATAGTACATGGAAGAAGAATTGTCTATCAGAATCTGACAACGCAGGTTGGTTTCTTCTTCGTAGCGCTTGGTATAAAGGCGGTCGGTTTTGGCAAATACTTTCCAGTCAATGTGCCGAGTGCCTTCCCCCGTGTTGTAGAGGCGGTGTTCGGCAAACTCTACCGAAAAACCATGATAGGGCGATTTGTGCAAACCCGTAATAAAACCCTCTACCATTTGCTTGGCAAGCAGTTCTAAGTTGCCGTATTGTTTAACTATTCCTAAGTCTATGGGCATGAGCGTATGGTCAGAAACCGAACACTAAGGTACACAATCCTTTGCAGATTAGCCCTGCTGCTTGTCATTTTTCAATAGGTTACTTCTCAAAACTTTGGCGGCGATTCCCCCTAACTTTGCGGCAAAACTACCCAAACGATGACAGAACCTCAATATCACCTTTTCCCTGCGGAACGCTTGCGGGCATTCACCATTGAAACCTTTTTGTACTTCGGCGTGCCTTTGGCCGATGCCGAACTGGCCGCCGAGGTGCTGGCCGCTGCCGATTTGCGCGGTATCGATTCGCACGGCGTAGCACGCCTGCACACCTATTTTGATATGCTGCAATTGGGCAGAATTAACCCTAAACCCAACATCCGTATTGTGCGCGAGAAAATCTCTACCGCCACAGTGGACGGCGACAACGGGCTGGGCTTGGTAGTTGGCCCGAAAGCCAATGAAATTGCCATGGAAAAAGCCGAAAAAGCCGGCTCGGGCTGGGTGAGTGTTTGCAATACCAATCACTACGGCATTGCAGGATACTATGTGCTCGAGGCGCTCAAACGCGATATGATTGGCTGGTCTATGACCAACTCTACCAAACTTGTAGCGCCGCTGTGGGGGGCAGAGCGCATGTTGGGCACCAACCCGATTGCAATTGCATTCCCCGGCCTTGAAGAACCCCCCATCGTAATTGACCTTGCCACAAGTGCCGCCGCATACGGGAAAATTGAAATTGCCAGACGTGCAGGCAAACCCGTTCCCGAAGGCTGGATTATTGATAATCAGGGGAATATGAGCACCAACCCCATGGATATGATTAACGGCGGTGCATTGCTGCCACTTGGTTCAGACCGCGAGCACGGCGGCCACAAGGGGTATGCCCTCTCTGCAATGGTGGATATTTTGTGCTGCGTGCTGAGCGGTGCCAACTGGGGGCCTTTTGCTCCGCCCTTTGCCTTGCGTCAGGAAATTCCCGCACGGTCGGTTGGCAAAGGCATCGGCCACTTTTTCGGCGCCATGCAGATTGACGGATTTATGGATGTAACCGAATTTAAACGCCAGATTGACGATTGGATTCGCACCTTCCGCGCTACTAAACCTGCCCCCGGTACAGGCGGCGTGCTCATCCCCGGCGACCCCGAGCGCGAAGCAGAAGCCATCCGAAGCAAAGAAGGTATTCCGCTCATTCAGGCAGTGGTAGATGACCTGCTGGATATTTCCCGACAAACGGGTATTTCGTTGTGATTAGCCATTTATTGATTTTTTAATATTTTATGTAATATTTTATTCTAAAAACAATATTTTTAAAATATACCTACTCTCTTGTTGATTAGAGTGGGTATATTTATTTGAGCTTTAACAAGGTTTATTAGTATTTTTTATTGATTTTTTCAAAAAAATGAAGATTTGTTTGCTTTAAAAGTTTGTATAGTATTTTTGTACAAGTAAAGAGATAGAAATTTTGAAAGCAAGTAAAAGATGTTTTTAAGCTCTTTTTTTTACTAATACTAAAAATACTATTATGAAAACTTACATGCAAACTTTATGGCGCATGTTGCTTGTTGTAACAGCCCTTTTTTTAGTGCAATGTCAAACAGCAATGCACGATGTGAACCCGGAAGGAGTAACTCCGATGTCAGCTAATGACAGTGATTTAATCCCTATTGTCAGTGTTGAGTTAGGGCCTTACAGAATCACGTTTGTAAGCGCTGTTCAGGATTGGGAAAACAACCGCACCGTATTTACCTATCATATTCAATATATCGACACAGACCCGCGGCGAGGTGGTTTAAGCCATTGGGTCATTGGTTTGGGAGATTGCTTATCATTTTCTAACGTCATCGGGGCATCCATTACCGACTCCGACGGCGTAACAGTGGATTGGTTCAGTAAAATTACAGACAGCGAAGGTGGCGGCACAGGTTGCAATACCTACGGCAACATCCTCAAATTTGATGACCTTGACAGCGACAAATTCAAAGACGGTAAAATACATACCTTTACCTTCACAGTCAATCAGATAGTAAGCACC containing:
- a CDS encoding PmeII family type II restriction endonuclease, which produces MPTLNLKDVTEYVEQNIGTFHAKRLEKLKKLNFREVLKRKNPYLFKAKNILTAQDLVKNLLDAYLQSQEETLFGDFLEGVAIFVCQKVFGGVKSRVLEGIDLEFPKNGNYYIIEIKSGPNWGNSSQIKKMKDNFKNAEKALLKQNKNLKVVAINGCCYGIENQANKDGYQKICGQEFWQLISDSDTLYTDIIEPLGHQAKEKNEEFLKAYAKVVNQFTLKFAQDFCDEGVINWQKIVEFNSKRKPKVAKTTKPQAKKNK
- a CDS encoding D-glycero-alpha-D-manno-heptose-1,7-bisphosphate 7-phosphatase, with the translated sequence MFHPTQSALFLDRDGVINRRIVGDYVKKIDEFVLLPDVAEVLARLRPLFARIIVVTNQQGIGKGLMTEADLAAIHALMLQQLPMIDRVYHCPALAADNHPDRKPAIGMALRAARDFPEISLADSLMIGDTEGDIRFGKNAGMRTLLFGNEKLPTDLRPDFFAADWQQVAALFANALKK
- a CDS encoding stage II sporulation protein M; this encodes MLREAVFIQRNTARWQKFEQELDAQLGAEKAAANPDALAEMFIQLTDDLAYARTFYPESRTTAYLNQMAGRAHRLLYRNKREDAGRIIRFWKTELPLLFQSVHKQLLLAAVFFGLAVGIGVISSAHDENFCRLILGDAYVNMTLNNIQKNDPMAVYKSMGRADMLMAITFNNVRVSFYAFAGGLMTPVMTLWVLLQNGIMLGAFQYFFYERGLFLTSFLTIWIHGTLEISAIIIAGTAGIVMGSSFLFPGTYPRREAFKIGAKKGLKIIVGLVPVFIAAGFLESYITRLTEMPDWFKVAIILASAAFIAWYFVIYPMQLVKKFGYNSEEEYQESNI
- a CDS encoding DUF4129 domain-containing protein, producing the protein MNRYWFYRLIISGILLTISAAGSYAQKEDDDIWKQLPASQSAYSSDKVSAPIDPKKQDNSKIEVLKFDTAAINDYLADSEFLYDRPQITSESILYRFRRWLRNWLRDLLGDSDGESWTDNLFYALAVIIIAFVIARLMGLQPQLFIRKKGQVPQEFIIGDENIHAIEFEKAIAKAEAKGDFRYAVRLHYLQLLKALADSGMIRWEPQKTNMQYVAEVSQTPFKDDFAALTRSFAYTWYGHFEVTPTVYGTFKEKQQAMLAGVAKQQTVKV
- a CDS encoding DUF4350 domain-containing protein, which produces MKGNTRYIVIVLGSFALLLLIEYLTPKPINWSQTYRREDKIPYGNYILYRELPRLLQQPVVENTQTFYERQLVNDTAAANYLLIQDDLNMDSLDVQALLKLVNAGSDVFIAARYVDAKLRDSLQLELYDNYSLDREPLLKELTDSVGLFMVNPQLKSPTPYFLKKGSAPYHFASAKSATILGLNTYRAPVFIKVPYGKGNFWLHSVPLMFTNYYMLYEQHRDYIAAAFSYLPKRKTFWDEHYKSGQIESRSPVRFLLSQPPLAWAWRLLLFTLFVFAVFGIKRRQKAIPIIRSPANTSLEFVKAVGRLYFLNPNHKAMAKRKIRFFMEQLRNRYGITTAGHFPLPPKRATFDDNWLNYISRKAGVEETAVRQLFQQIAWIESTQLEEIADSDLLQLSRLMEDFYKHSAQSVKA
- a CDS encoding SGNH/GDSL hydrolase family protein, which gives rise to MLLPSPSVLNWRSMALLGKVAAHFPKLMRQGNAIRANTVRLPLPQDKPQGSFGNGKHPFKLLAFGESTVAGMGIASYTDTLGGVFAQSFATQNPDLQVDWLSIGKNGLRVGEAISYFREQVPPTRFDLLLIGLGANDIFKFTPVWQWRKQVRALLQTASGYSTRIIWATLPPVGRFPIFNTPDRQLLRQLFDHQRLLLESAIHREEQCSPVPFIYPKVTFELSEDMFVSDGVHPSAKGYRIWVNAMMQYMATL
- a CDS encoding APC family permease; translation: MPVSHTRLLKQKHGFGSLPVFFLSLCTLQGALMILWLGHAVGNLGMVAAIGMVAVAHAITIPTAMAFSEIATNQKVEGGGEYFIISRSFGITVGVPIGITLYMAQTILTALYLIAFSRAFQPFFDYLLASPLSIYVYDYRVASIPAFLLLTLLLLRFGSEILIKLLYLAVPLMVFGYGLFLGSPPTHREELLLSDLTQHVEQPLSFFGVLALSFPMFGGMTAGLGFSKKLREPRRSLPRGIIGAAIAGFFTYIIFIFKLHMIASPDELVQNPLVMADNTPFGIEIIIVLGVASLLSAAGSFLMASRTLQALAADRVLPNLAWDRWLSRMNRDDVNNPLPIHAIQATAVLVLIALIYDNMPYMLEAVSVLLCLTFGSICLISFLEHFAADPAYRPVFRTRWYISLTGAVSCVIVMININLRFSLLVLVLMIFTYLLVSRYQHRKQGLSAIFQGVIFQLSRTLQIFLQKVRKEPEAEHWRPSIICISTHSFDRVSGFQFLRWISYKYGFGTYIHLIEGYLSKETHRQSKECYKQLIQISDATHSNVYIDTLVSPSATSAISQVIQLPGISGKENNVIMFEFSKANPEGLENIAANFQLVRATDFDAIVLGSSDRNFGYHSEIDIWITSNDYENATLMILLGYIILGHPEWSNASIKIFAIYPEDELVEQKQNLMELINSGRLPISPSNIELIPQKENVDTKTIINQKSKRADLTIIGVRSEAVKHSGEAVFMGYDGIGDVLFVNTKTMKSLR
- a CDS encoding DUF58 domain-containing protein, which produces MPIDLGIVKQYGNLELLAKQMVEGFITGLHKSPYHGFSVEFAEHRLYNTGEGTRHIDWKVFAKTDRLYTKRYEEETNLRCQILIDNSSSMYYPEKDWGKIRFSIVAAACLAYMLQRQRDAVGVAAFSDTIEWETPIKSTPTHIHNVFLRLQQMLDQPVPNKKTDAAKIIHQVADKIHRRSLIIIFSDMLENSEHQQELFSALQHLKHNRHEVLLFHTIDKKTEDAFEFADRPYIFVDLESGERVKLQPSQVREYYREQIARQFQDLKLKCGQYKIDFIEADIAQSIDQILLAYLIKRAKMK
- a CDS encoding Ldh family oxidoreductase: MTEPQYHLFPAERLRAFTIETFLYFGVPLADAELAAEVLAAADLRGIDSHGVARLHTYFDMLQLGRINPKPNIRIVREKISTATVDGDNGLGLVVGPKANEIAMEKAEKAGSGWVSVCNTNHYGIAGYYVLEALKRDMIGWSMTNSTKLVAPLWGAERMLGTNPIAIAFPGLEEPPIVIDLATSAAAYGKIEIARRAGKPVPEGWIIDNQGNMSTNPMDMINGGALLPLGSDREHGGHKGYALSAMVDILCCVLSGANWGPFAPPFALRQEIPARSVGKGIGHFFGAMQIDGFMDVTEFKRQIDDWIRTFRATKPAPGTGGVLIPGDPEREAEAIRSKEGIPLIQAVVDDLLDISRQTGISL